One genomic window of Arthrobacter sp. KBS0703 includes the following:
- a CDS encoding MFS transporter: MSLNYETTQAGAAQEPGVSTRDLARAAWASSLGSALEYYDFALYSLASALVFSPLFFPGSNPATGLILSFGTYFLGFAIRPLGGIIFGRLGDRLGRKFVLLATILLMGGASTLIGVLPTYNGSPGDWYGAGAGMFAPILLIALRLMQGLGAGAEMAGASILMTEYAPARRRGFIASLPFLGVQMGTVTAALVYFLLLNTNQAVKITETWLWRVPFLASVLILGIAIYIRLRLKESPTFAKLEPSEQVTERPLRTLLKRSGKTVLLGIGLRMAENGGSSIYQALAIAYVSSAAIGIKGPIGALSLVFAAAVGAAVVPLAGWLTDRYGRVRTYRAFAVFQLAAAFPVWYALSFGDTVLTIVVVSIGLGVGTWGMFGSQSALMCELFGSRQRYLGVSVAREGSAVIAGGIAPMIGAWLMSLAVTAEGGSSVQGAGAGAWLPIAGYLALLTAITIAATFAVPETRGRNLEDPRDAIHEKAA; this comes from the coding sequence GTGAGCCTTAACTACGAGACAACACAAGCAGGGGCCGCCCAGGAGCCCGGGGTTTCGACCCGCGACCTGGCCCGGGCTGCCTGGGCCAGCTCCCTGGGCAGCGCCCTGGAATACTACGACTTCGCCCTGTACAGCCTGGCCTCCGCCCTCGTGTTCAGCCCCCTGTTCTTTCCTGGCAGCAACCCTGCGACGGGCCTGATCCTGAGCTTCGGCACGTACTTCCTGGGCTTCGCCATCCGGCCGCTGGGCGGCATCATCTTCGGCCGCCTGGGTGACAGGCTCGGCCGCAAGTTCGTCCTGCTCGCCACCATCCTGCTGATGGGCGGCGCCAGCACCCTCATTGGTGTCCTGCCCACGTACAACGGCTCCCCCGGTGACTGGTACGGGGCCGGCGCAGGAATGTTCGCCCCGATCCTGCTCATAGCGCTTCGGCTGATGCAGGGACTCGGCGCAGGAGCCGAGATGGCCGGCGCGTCCATCCTGATGACCGAGTACGCTCCCGCACGCCGCCGCGGATTCATCGCGTCCCTGCCCTTCCTCGGCGTCCAGATGGGCACGGTTACGGCGGCTCTGGTCTATTTCCTGCTGCTGAACACGAACCAGGCAGTCAAGATCACCGAGACCTGGCTGTGGCGGGTGCCGTTCCTGGCCAGCGTCCTCATCCTCGGCATCGCCATCTACATCCGGCTCCGCCTCAAGGAGTCCCCCACCTTCGCGAAACTCGAACCCTCCGAACAGGTCACCGAGCGGCCCCTCAGGACGCTCCTGAAGCGCTCCGGAAAGACCGTCCTGCTCGGAATCGGGCTGCGCATGGCGGAAAACGGCGGTTCGTCCATCTACCAGGCGCTCGCGATTGCCTACGTCTCCAGCGCAGCGATCGGCATCAAGGGCCCCATCGGGGCTCTCTCGCTGGTCTTCGCCGCCGCCGTAGGCGCCGCCGTCGTGCCCCTTGCCGGCTGGCTGACGGACAGGTACGGGCGGGTCCGCACGTACCGCGCGTTCGCGGTCTTCCAGCTGGCCGCCGCGTTCCCCGTCTGGTACGCGCTCAGCTTCGGTGACACCGTGCTGACCATCGTGGTCGTCTCCATCGGCCTGGGCGTCGGCACGTGGGGCATGTTCGGTTCCCAAAGCGCCCTCATGTGCGAACTCTTCGGATCACGGCAGCGGTACCTGGGCGTCTCGGTGGCCCGGGAAGGCTCCGCGGTCATCGCCGGCGGCATCGCTCCCATGATCGGTGCCTGGCTGATGTCCCTCGCGGTTACCGCCGAGGGTGGCAGCTCCGTCCAGGGTGCCGGCGCCGGCGCGTGGCTTCCCATCGCGGGATACCTCGCACTGCTGACGGCCATCACCATCGCCGCGACCTTCGCCGTTCCCGAGACCAGGGGCCGGAACCTGGAAGACCCGCGGGACGCAATCCACGAGAAGGCAGCCTGA
- a CDS encoding LacI family DNA-binding transcriptional regulator gives MAPRITLEDVSKAAGVSRSTASLVVRGSSRIPESTALKVREAMDQLGYVYNRQAANLRQSRSMTIGLIVTEIINPYFAELAMAVDQITHDAGYTIFIGYSRDLADRQHEIIASMIERQVDGLLLLPAPDTDPERLAKQVNAANVPVVLLARRFAGFDYVGSENVKGATMLGEHLSALGCRSVAFLGGRPAPSLTEREEGLRGSLERKGCELWSVDEFRSPITPEGGATAVGRLFDLGRLPDAVVAYNDIVAEGVYGEMRRRGLEPGRDIAVASFDDTRIAARQVPPMTSVAGFPQQIGTTGAEMLMERLADGNSELPTQLTLIQPQLKIRSSTATWRPRT, from the coding sequence ATGGCCCCGCGCATCACCCTCGAAGACGTGAGCAAGGCCGCGGGCGTCTCACGTTCAACCGCTTCGCTCGTCGTTCGCGGCAGCTCCCGCATTCCGGAGTCCACCGCCCTGAAGGTCCGCGAAGCCATGGACCAGCTTGGCTACGTGTACAACCGCCAGGCGGCCAACCTGCGGCAGAGCAGGTCCATGACCATCGGCCTCATCGTCACCGAGATCATCAACCCGTACTTTGCCGAGCTGGCCATGGCCGTGGACCAGATCACCCATGACGCCGGATACACGATCTTCATCGGCTACAGCCGCGACCTTGCCGACCGGCAGCACGAAATCATCGCCTCCATGATTGAGCGCCAGGTCGACGGGCTGCTCCTGCTCCCGGCTCCCGATACGGACCCGGAAAGGCTCGCCAAGCAGGTCAATGCCGCCAACGTCCCGGTGGTGCTCCTCGCGCGCCGGTTCGCCGGCTTCGACTACGTCGGCAGCGAGAACGTCAAGGGCGCGACGATGCTCGGGGAACACCTCTCCGCGCTGGGCTGCAGGAGCGTTGCGTTCCTCGGCGGCCGGCCCGCTCCGTCCCTCACGGAACGGGAGGAAGGCCTTCGCGGATCGCTCGAGCGCAAAGGCTGCGAACTGTGGAGCGTGGATGAGTTCCGCAGTCCCATCACCCCCGAGGGAGGCGCGACGGCGGTGGGCCGGCTCTTCGATCTGGGCCGGCTTCCGGATGCGGTGGTCGCCTACAACGACATTGTGGCCGAAGGCGTCTACGGCGAGATGCGCCGCCGGGGGCTCGAACCCGGCCGCGATATCGCCGTCGCGTCCTTCGACGACACGCGCATCGCCGCGAGGCAGGTTCCGCCGATGACCTCGGTGGCAGGCTTCCCGCAGCAGATCGGCACCACAGGCGCCGAGATGCTGATGGAACGCCTCGCGGACGGCAATTCCGAACTGCCCACGCAGCTGACCCTCATACAACCCCAGCTCAAGATCCGGTCCTCAACAGCGACCTGGCGCCCAAGGACCTAA
- a CDS encoding LacI family DNA-binding transcriptional regulator, whose product MMSEQVKRATISDVAQHAGVSKAAVSKVLRGAYGVSGAMKARVEASMATLGYRPSALARGMRGSSFTLGVFVVDLHNTFMSVLIEGIRTEAELNGYQVFIGEASRGLAQQRQMIEAMVDRKMDGLLLIAPFGTADDLEDIARGTPTVVLGRHGPSRSYDTVASDDIAGSALIVDHLVSLGHRRIAHLMHVGRENNESGMPQVVRATGYKDAMMRNGLEAEIDVWEGRWSQEGGQHAAGLMAQRKNRPTAVHAGTDMAALGVLAGLHEAGVRVPEDFSVVGYDNVFAASLPQVGLTSVDQSGIEMGALAAKLLVERIQGRQEAVSAIVAPRLVIRRTTAPPAGM is encoded by the coding sequence ATGATGTCGGAGCAAGTGAAGCGGGCCACCATCAGCGACGTGGCCCAGCATGCCGGCGTGTCAAAGGCCGCGGTCTCCAAGGTGCTGCGGGGCGCCTACGGCGTCAGCGGCGCCATGAAGGCGCGCGTGGAAGCCTCGATGGCCACCTTGGGCTACCGGCCCTCCGCCCTGGCCCGCGGCATGCGCGGCAGCAGTTTCACCCTGGGTGTCTTCGTGGTGGACCTGCACAACACGTTCATGTCGGTGCTTATCGAGGGGATCCGTACGGAAGCGGAGCTCAACGGTTACCAGGTCTTCATCGGGGAGGCGAGCAGGGGGCTTGCCCAACAGCGGCAGATGATCGAGGCCATGGTCGACAGGAAGATGGACGGCCTTCTCCTCATTGCCCCGTTCGGCACCGCAGACGACCTTGAGGATATAGCGCGCGGCACCCCGACCGTTGTCCTCGGCCGGCATGGGCCGAGCCGTTCCTACGACACGGTGGCCAGCGATGACATCGCGGGCAGTGCGCTGATTGTGGACCATCTGGTGTCCCTGGGCCACCGGCGGATTGCCCACCTCATGCACGTCGGGAGGGAGAATAACGAGAGCGGCATGCCTCAGGTAGTGCGCGCCACGGGATACAAAGACGCGATGATGCGGAACGGCCTCGAAGCCGAGATCGATGTCTGGGAAGGCCGGTGGAGCCAGGAGGGCGGTCAGCATGCCGCCGGGCTGATGGCGCAGCGGAAGAACCGGCCCACTGCCGTTCATGCCGGAACAGACATGGCAGCCCTCGGCGTTCTCGCCGGGCTCCACGAAGCCGGAGTCAGGGTGCCTGAAGACTTCTCCGTGGTTGGCTACGACAACGTGTTCGCGGCATCACTGCCCCAGGTGGGACTCACCTCGGTGGATCAGTCGGGCATCGAGATGGGCGCGCTGGCGGCGAAGCTGCTGGTGGAGCGCATCCAGGGGCGTCAGGAAGCTGTTTCGGCCATCGTGGCCCCGCGGCTCGTCATCCGCAGGACCACGGCGCCCCCTGCCGGCATGTGA
- a CDS encoding extracellular solute-binding protein: protein MAITGTRHWAALAGGVTALAVALTGCAGGSTSAGGGEKTITWLVDNTENTVTYAEQLAKDFTAANPTIKVEVETRPQGGEGDNIVKTRLSTGDMADVFSYNSGSLFHQISPEQNLVPVTSEPYMANVSDSFKPVVTAGKEIYGVPVGTGNAGAVLYNKKVYEKLGLSVPKTWSEFLANSRKIKEAGIDPIIQTYQTTWTSQLFVLGDFANVAKADPDFAANYTANKAKYATDPAAVKGFEHLEEAAKAGLFNKDFASATYAQGLEKLANGEGAQYPILSFALPELKVTFPDKLNDIGLFPLPGEDASKNALTVWLPGGVYIPKSTKNLDEAKKFQAFIASKAGCDSQTKAVGANGPYLVKGCDLPADVPAAVKDMLPYFEDQSKNSPALEYLSPVKGPALEQITVEVGSGIRSAKDAAVLYDEDVKKQAKQLNLPGWN, encoded by the coding sequence ATGGCCATTACGGGCACACGGCATTGGGCCGCCCTGGCTGGAGGCGTCACGGCGCTGGCGGTAGCGCTGACGGGTTGCGCCGGGGGCAGCACCAGCGCAGGCGGCGGCGAGAAGACCATCACCTGGCTGGTGGACAACACCGAGAACACCGTCACATACGCGGAGCAGCTCGCCAAGGACTTCACCGCCGCGAACCCGACCATCAAGGTCGAGGTCGAGACCCGGCCGCAGGGCGGCGAAGGCGACAACATCGTGAAGACCAGGCTGTCCACCGGAGACATGGCAGACGTGTTCTCGTACAACTCAGGTTCCCTCTTCCACCAGATCTCGCCGGAGCAGAACCTGGTGCCCGTCACCAGCGAGCCCTACATGGCCAACGTTTCCGACTCGTTCAAGCCCGTCGTGACCGCCGGCAAGGAGATCTACGGCGTCCCGGTCGGCACCGGCAACGCCGGCGCGGTGCTCTACAACAAGAAGGTCTACGAAAAGCTGGGCCTGTCCGTTCCCAAGACCTGGTCCGAGTTCCTGGCCAACAGCCGCAAGATCAAGGAAGCGGGCATCGACCCGATCATCCAGACGTACCAGACCACGTGGACCTCCCAGCTGTTCGTCCTCGGCGACTTCGCCAACGTGGCCAAGGCGGACCCGGACTTCGCCGCCAACTACACGGCCAACAAGGCCAAGTACGCCACCGATCCGGCGGCTGTCAAGGGCTTCGAGCACCTCGAGGAAGCCGCGAAGGCCGGCCTGTTCAACAAGGACTTCGCCTCCGCCACCTACGCCCAGGGGCTCGAGAAGCTGGCCAACGGTGAGGGCGCGCAATACCCGATCCTGAGCTTTGCCCTGCCGGAGCTCAAGGTGACCTTCCCGGACAAGCTCAACGACATCGGCCTCTTCCCGCTTCCGGGCGAGGACGCGTCGAAGAACGCCCTGACGGTCTGGCTGCCGGGCGGCGTCTACATCCCCAAGTCCACGAAGAACCTCGATGAAGCCAAGAAGTTCCAGGCGTTCATCGCGAGCAAGGCCGGCTGCGACTCCCAGACCAAGGCCGTCGGTGCCAACGGCCCCTACCTCGTCAAGGGCTGCGACCTGCCCGCGGACGTGCCCGCCGCGGTGAAGGACATGCTCCCGTACTTCGAGGACCAGTCCAAGAACAGCCCCGCGCTGGAGTACCTCTCCCCGGTCAAGGGCCCTGCCCTCGAACAGATCACCGTCGAGGTGGGCTCGGGCATCCGGTCCGCCAAGGACGCCGCCGTCCTCTACGACGAGGACGTCAAGAAGCAGGCCAAGCAGCTGAACCTGCCCGGCTGGAACTAG
- a CDS encoding carbohydrate ABC transporter permease → MTVNTAPTVSATRPRQAVQPKRPKGKSTYPYWFYLPAAVVYTALFLIPTFASFFFSFTRWTLTDFTFIGLDNFVQFFQEPALLKGLTNTFIYGLVTSALKVVLGMLLAVLLTSQIIARGYLRSVIFFPVLLSSIGVGIVFTILMDPSKGMINKALEVIGIQGPAWLVDPAWALLSVALVDVWKGVGLATVIYIAGIVSIPQEYFEAAKVDGASSFQSFFNITLPLARPATATVIILSLIGGLRSFDLIWAMTKGGPGFTSDVIASVIFKQYQAGFYGLSTAGNVVLFLIVTAIILPLSMFLNRKEVDQ, encoded by the coding sequence ATGACAGTCAACACCGCACCGACAGTTTCGGCCACGCGCCCGCGCCAGGCCGTGCAGCCCAAGCGCCCCAAGGGGAAGTCGACGTACCCCTATTGGTTCTACCTTCCCGCTGCCGTCGTCTACACGGCCCTGTTCCTGATCCCGACCTTCGCGTCGTTCTTCTTCAGTTTCACCCGCTGGACCCTCACGGACTTCACCTTCATTGGCCTGGACAACTTCGTCCAGTTCTTCCAGGAGCCGGCCCTCCTCAAAGGCCTGACCAACACGTTCATCTACGGCCTCGTGACGTCCGCCCTCAAAGTGGTCCTGGGCATGCTGCTGGCAGTACTGCTGACCTCCCAGATCATCGCCCGCGGCTACCTCCGGTCCGTGATCTTCTTCCCGGTACTCCTGAGCAGCATCGGCGTCGGCATCGTCTTCACCATCCTGATGGACCCATCCAAGGGCATGATCAACAAGGCCCTCGAGGTCATCGGGATCCAGGGGCCGGCCTGGCTCGTGGATCCCGCCTGGGCGCTGCTCTCCGTCGCCCTGGTGGACGTCTGGAAGGGCGTGGGCCTCGCCACCGTTATCTACATCGCCGGCATCGTGTCCATCCCGCAGGAGTACTTCGAGGCCGCCAAAGTGGACGGCGCCAGCTCGTTCCAGAGCTTCTTCAACATCACCCTCCCCCTGGCCCGACCGGCCACGGCAACGGTGATCATCCTGTCCCTGATCGGCGGGCTCCGCTCCTTCGACCTGATCTGGGCCATGACCAAGGGCGGCCCGGGCTTCACCTCGGACGTCATCGCCTCGGTCATCTTCAAGCAGTACCAGGCCGGCTTCTACGGCCTGTCCACGGCGGGCAACGTCGTCCTGTTCCTGATCGTCACCGCGATCATCCTGCCCCTGTCCATGTTCCTGAACCGCAAGGAGGTCGACCAGTGA
- a CDS encoding carbohydrate ABC transporter permease, with translation MTTALKRYGLGALAIAVTVVVFIVPLAFMALTAVKDRREAAKLDFSWPTTFNFLENFQDVLSARKFMLVTAFINSTILTVVSVTVLVILAAMVAWILQRRRSRWNGVANFLILSGLIIPPAVVPTIWVLQSMGLFKTLPGLILIEVAFGLSFCVMLFRAFIASIPKELDEAAVIDGCGPVRLFFRVIFPLLRSVIVTVIVVQSVHIFNDFQNPLYFLPGDANATVQLTLFNFQSQFTTSYNLLFMNILLITIPPFIMYLFFNRQIVAGMTAGAVKG, from the coding sequence GTGACCACCGCACTCAAGCGCTACGGGCTGGGCGCCCTGGCCATCGCCGTCACCGTCGTCGTCTTCATCGTCCCGCTCGCTTTCATGGCGCTCACCGCCGTGAAGGACCGCCGGGAGGCCGCCAAGCTCGACTTCTCCTGGCCCACCACCTTCAACTTCCTCGAGAACTTCCAGGACGTCCTGTCCGCCCGCAAGTTCATGCTCGTCACGGCCTTCATCAACAGCACGATCCTCACGGTGGTAAGTGTCACCGTCCTGGTGATCCTCGCCGCGATGGTCGCCTGGATCCTGCAGCGCCGCCGGTCCCGCTGGAACGGAGTGGCGAACTTCCTCATCCTCTCGGGGCTGATCATCCCGCCCGCCGTGGTCCCCACCATCTGGGTCCTGCAAAGCATGGGCCTGTTCAAGACCCTGCCGGGCCTGATCCTGATCGAAGTGGCCTTCGGACTGTCCTTCTGCGTCATGCTCTTCCGCGCCTTCATCGCCTCCATCCCGAAAGAGCTCGACGAGGCCGCCGTCATCGACGGCTGCGGCCCGGTCCGGCTGTTCTTCCGGGTCATCTTCCCGCTGCTGCGCTCCGTTATCGTCACCGTGATCGTGGTCCAGTCCGTGCACATCTTCAACGACTTCCAGAACCCGCTCTACTTCCTCCCGGGCGACGCCAACGCCACCGTGCAGCTGACCCTGTTCAACTTCCAGAGCCAGTTCACCACCAGCTACAACCTGCTGTTCATGAACATCCTGCTGATCACCATCCCGCCGTTCATCATGTACCTGTTCTTCAACCGCCAGATCGTCGCCGGCATGACCGCCGGCGCCGTCAAGGGCTGA